From a single Pirellulaceae bacterium genomic region:
- the tuf gene encoding elongation factor Tu, translating to MAKEQFKRNKPHCNVGTIGHIDHGKTTTTGAILAVQAAKGLAQAKAYSEIAKGGTVRDATKTVTIAVSHVEYESDKRHYAHIDCPGHADFIKNMITGAAQMDGAILVVSAADGPMPQTKEHVLLARQVDVPAIVVFLNKCDLVDDEELLELVELEIRELLNKYSFPGDDIPIIRGNALAAYNKPADPEASKCISELMDAIDAYIPQPTREEDKPFLMAIEDVFSIEGRGTVATGRVERGIVKVGEEVELIGLKDLPTKTTVTGVEMFRKEMGEGRAGDNVGCLLRGMKRDDIERGQVLAKPGSITPHKKFEAEIYCLSKDEGGRHTPFFSGYRPQFYFRTTDVTGSAKLVGAEMCMPGDNVKIEVELQKKIAMDDGVRFAIREGGKTVGSGVVTKILE from the coding sequence ATGGCCAAGGAGCAATTCAAACGTAACAAGCCGCACTGCAATGTCGGCACGATCGGTCACATTGACCACGGCAAAACCACCACTACCGGAGCTATTCTGGCAGTGCAAGCGGCGAAGGGCTTGGCTCAGGCCAAGGCGTATTCCGAAATCGCCAAGGGTGGTACCGTTCGTGACGCTACCAAGACCGTAACGATCGCCGTTTCGCACGTCGAGTACGAATCGGACAAGCGTCACTATGCGCACATCGACTGCCCTGGTCACGCGGACTTCATCAAGAACATGATCACCGGTGCCGCTCAGATGGACGGTGCTATTCTGGTGGTAAGTGCTGCGGACGGCCCCATGCCGCAAACCAAAGAGCACGTGCTATTGGCTCGACAGGTAGACGTACCAGCCATCGTCGTGTTTCTGAATAAGTGCGACTTGGTGGACGATGAAGAGTTGCTGGAATTGGTCGAGCTGGAAATTCGTGAGCTACTGAACAAGTACAGTTTTCCCGGCGATGATATTCCCATCATTCGCGGCAATGCGTTGGCGGCCTACAACAAGCCTGCTGATCCAGAGGCTAGCAAGTGCATCAGCGAGTTGATGGATGCGATTGACGCCTACATTCCTCAGCCGACTCGCGAAGAAGACAAGCCGTTCTTGATGGCCATCGAAGACGTGTTCTCGATTGAAGGTCGCGGAACAGTCGCTACCGGGCGGGTTGAGCGCGGCATTGTCAAGGTCGGCGAAGAAGTAGAACTCATCGGCTTGAAAGATCTGCCCACGAAGACGACCGTCACGGGCGTCGAAATGTTCCGTAAGGAAATGGGCGAAGGTCGTGCTGGAGACAACGTTGGCTGTCTGTTGCGCGGCATGAAGCGCGATGACATCGAGCGTGGACAGGTGCTGGCCAAGCCAGGCTCAATCACCCCCCACAAAAAGTTTGAAGCTGAAATCTATTGCTTGAGCAAAGATGAAGGTGGCCGCCACACTCCATTTTTCTCGGGCTACCGACCTCAGTTTTACTTTCGTACGACCGACGTGACTGGCTCAGCCAAGCTAGTCGGTGCTGAAATGTGCATGCCTGGCGACAACGTCAAGATTGAAGTCGAGCTGCAAAAGAAGATCGCGATGGACGACGGCGTGCGGTTTGCGATTCGCGAGGGTGGCAAGACCGTGGGTTCGGGAGTCGTAACGAAAATCCTGGAGTAA
- the rplA gene encoding 50S ribosomal protein L1, with product MARLSKAMKAMAAKNTKGKMPVDLKDAVAILKSYPSRKFDQSIEIHLNLGIDPAQADQIVRGSVVLPHGIGKTQRILVFAKGDLATAAEAAGADYVGQEDLAKKIKEGWTDFDVCIATPDMMGVVGPLGKVLGPRGLMPAPRSGTVTTDVAKVIREYKAGKVEFRNDKGANVHAVVGKLSFDADKLVENVQAFLNYINQIKPTTVRGVYIKTISLCATMSPSVRIAA from the coding sequence ATGGCAAGACTTTCCAAAGCGATGAAGGCAATGGCTGCCAAGAACACTAAGGGCAAGATGCCCGTAGATCTTAAGGATGCGGTGGCTATCCTGAAGAGCTACCCCAGCAGGAAGTTCGATCAGAGCATCGAGATTCACTTGAATCTGGGTATCGATCCAGCTCAAGCTGACCAGATCGTGCGCGGTTCGGTGGTGCTGCCGCATGGTATCGGCAAGACGCAGCGAATTCTGGTCTTCGCCAAGGGGGACTTGGCGACCGCCGCCGAGGCCGCCGGTGCTGATTACGTTGGCCAAGAAGACCTGGCCAAGAAGATCAAAGAGGGCTGGACCGATTTTGACGTCTGCATTGCCACACCGGACATGATGGGAGTCGTTGGACCGTTGGGCAAAGTGCTGGGACCTAGAGGACTTATGCCAGCGCCGCGATCCGGCACGGTGACTACTGATGTTGCCAAGGTCATCCGTGAATACAAGGCTGGTAAAGTTGAGTTTCGTAACGATAAGGGTGCCAATGTGCACGCCGTAGTTGGCAAACTGAGCTTTGATGCTGACAAGTTGGTCGAGAACGTGCAGGCGTTCCTCAACTACATCAACCAGATTAAACCGACCACCGTTCGTGGAGTGTACATCAAGACTATTTCGTTGTGCGCTACCATGTCACCGAGTGTGCGGATAGCAGCCTAA
- a CDS encoding M50 family metallopeptidase, with protein sequence MNWMKWPAAVLAAVATPLMIWALVRLAQRIAVGPTLSLIPFGAGIVAMVVVWRRWMGGRLGNYLITLEHELTHALFAWLTLHRLTGFRATLRRGGQVQFQGHGNWLITAAPYFFPTAAIALFLLAYLLPLSILPWHSFLLGVALAYHVISTRYETHGGQTDLQLLGSSFCWMFLPTANIAVVGLLISFAHSGSQGVAAWWSSLCELLQYLC encoded by the coding sequence GTGAACTGGATGAAGTGGCCGGCGGCAGTGTTGGCTGCTGTTGCCACACCACTGATGATTTGGGCACTTGTGCGGCTGGCTCAGAGAATCGCTGTAGGGCCAACGTTGAGCCTGATACCGTTTGGGGCCGGTATCGTAGCCATGGTGGTCGTTTGGCGTCGCTGGATGGGTGGCCGGTTAGGTAATTACTTGATCACACTTGAGCACGAGTTAACTCATGCTCTGTTCGCGTGGCTGACATTGCATCGCTTGACCGGATTTCGGGCCACACTGCGCAGGGGGGGGCAAGTTCAGTTCCAGGGGCATGGCAATTGGTTGATCACCGCAGCTCCATATTTTTTTCCGACAGCGGCCATCGCACTGTTTCTGCTGGCGTATCTCTTGCCGCTGTCTATTCTGCCCTGGCACAGTTTTCTGTTGGGCGTTGCCTTGGCATATCACGTGATCAGCACACGCTACGAGACGCATGGGGGCCAGACGGACTTGCAGTTGTTGGGTAGCAGCTTCTGCTGGATGTTTTTGCCCACAGCCAACATCGCGGTGGTTGGTCTGTTGATTTCCTTTGCCCACAGCGGCAGCCAAGGAGTTGCTGCCTGGTGGAGCAGCCTGTGCGAGCTGCTTCAATACCTTTGCTGA
- the nusG gene encoding transcription termination/antitermination factor NusG, whose amino-acid sequence MDWYIIKVAFNREDSIRKELLKRIKLAGLDDCFSEILIPTEDVVTFTRNGTRRVVKRKLYPGYLMANMSITDDSWFLVRETPGVGDFASSGGKPTPMDPADVAKIVQRQTPDEEDGDKPMKTSIPYRVNDRVRVKEGNFQNLEGEVEKVDEANGRVTVIINIFGRSTPVELDHWQIEKM is encoded by the coding sequence ATGGACTGGTACATCATCAAGGTAGCTTTCAATCGCGAGGACAGCATTCGCAAGGAGCTGTTGAAGCGCATCAAGCTGGCTGGCCTGGACGATTGTTTCAGTGAAATACTGATTCCGACCGAAGATGTAGTCACCTTCACCCGCAACGGTACTCGCCGCGTTGTCAAGCGGAAGCTCTATCCAGGATATCTGATGGCCAACATGTCCATCACCGATGATTCCTGGTTCTTGGTCAGGGAAACACCGGGAGTCGGCGATTTCGCAAGCTCCGGTGGCAAGCCGACTCCGATGGACCCGGCTGACGTAGCCAAAATAGTGCAGCGTCAGACTCCAGACGAAGAAGACGGCGACAAGCCGATGAAGACATCCATTCCGTATCGTGTGAACGATCGAGTGCGTGTCAAAGAGGGCAACTTCCAGAACCTTGAGGGCGAAGTCGAGAAGGTTGATGAGGCCAATGGTCGCGTGACCGTAATCATCAACATTTTTGGCCGCAGCACCCCAGTGGAACTGGATCACTGGCAAATCGAAAAAATGTGA
- the secE gene encoding preprotein translocase subunit SecE, giving the protein MNSKDTVAGNRLPDSEQSSFFQELLATGLYKRSQGRLVRQITCLAIWLVVGVAVWRFQQFYLAKNVARWLGEDKQSLSYLLTVALGALGAWAGYRLVNWPKFADFLISVEAELYKVSWPTQREMIKASMVVIFTIMFMSAILFLYDAVWRLLFQTLGIA; this is encoded by the coding sequence ATGAACTCAAAAGACACCGTCGCTGGCAACCGTTTACCGGATTCTGAACAGTCCAGCTTCTTCCAGGAGCTGTTGGCCACCGGCCTGTACAAGCGATCACAAGGCCGCTTGGTGCGACAGATCACCTGCTTGGCGATTTGGCTGGTTGTAGGCGTTGCCGTCTGGCGTTTTCAACAGTTCTATCTGGCCAAAAACGTTGCTCGTTGGCTAGGCGAAGACAAGCAATCGCTGAGCTACTTGCTAACGGTTGCCTTGGGAGCCTTGGGAGCCTGGGCCGGATATCGCCTGGTCAACTGGCCCAAATTTGCCGATTTTCTGATCTCGGTGGAGGCTGAACTGTACAAAGTTTCTTGGCCGACTCAGCGAGAAATGATCAAAGCCTCGATGGTGGTTATTTTTACGATCATGTTCATGTCGGCGATCCTGTTTCTGTACGACGCAGTGTGGCGATTGCTGTTCCAAACGCTCGGCATTGCCTAA
- the rplL gene encoding 50S ribosomal protein L7/L12, whose amino-acid sequence MSETTYADNIRQLGETIVGLTLKQAKELSDYLKDEHGIEAASGGGVMMVAPSGDGGGAAAAPEQTEFDVVLTGFGDAKLNVVKVVKNITGASLMDAKKMVEGVPAKIKEQVSKEEAEKVKKELVEAGATVEIK is encoded by the coding sequence ATGTCCGAAACAACTTACGCTGACAACATTCGACAACTTGGCGAAACCATCGTTGGTTTAACGCTGAAGCAAGCTAAAGAGCTGAGCGACTACCTGAAGGACGAGCACGGCATCGAAGCCGCTTCGGGCGGTGGCGTGATGATGGTTGCTCCATCGGGTGACGGTGGCGGGGCTGCGGCTGCTCCAGAGCAAACCGAGTTTGATGTCGTTCTAACCGGCTTTGGCGATGCCAAGCTGAACGTGGTCAAGGTCGTCAAGAACATCACCGGCGCTTCACTGATGGACGCCAAGAAAATGGTCGAAGGCGTTCCGGCTAAGATCAAAGAGCAAGTCTCGAAGGAAGAAGCTGAAAAGGTCAAGAAGGAATTGGTCGAAGCCGGCGCAACCGTCGAGATCAAGTAG
- the rplK gene encoding 50S ribosomal protein L11 has protein sequence MAKQMVGQAKFQVPGGQATPAPPVGTSLGKYGINLGQFVSAFNERTREYNGTPIPVVVTVYSDRTFEFVTKSPPAAALLKQAAGIASGSGEPNKKKVGKVTRSQIQDICQKKMADLNARDLAHAERMIEGTARSMGLEVEG, from the coding sequence ATGGCCAAACAGATGGTTGGGCAAGCCAAGTTTCAAGTGCCAGGGGGTCAGGCTACGCCTGCTCCGCCCGTGGGTACATCGCTTGGTAAGTATGGGATTAATTTAGGGCAGTTTGTATCTGCCTTTAACGAACGAACACGCGAATACAATGGCACACCAATACCTGTAGTGGTCACGGTATACAGCGATCGAACTTTTGAATTTGTCACCAAAAGCCCCCCGGCTGCGGCGCTGCTCAAGCAAGCTGCGGGCATCGCCAGCGGCTCTGGTGAACCGAACAAGAAGAAGGTCGGCAAAGTAACCAGATCGCAGATTCAAGATATTTGCCAAAAGAAGATGGCCGACCTGAATGCTCGCGACCTGGCGCATGCCGAGCGAATGATCGAAGGTACCGCCCGCAGCATGGGCTTGGAAGTAGAGGGCTAA
- the rplJ gene encoding 50S ribosomal protein L10 — translation MSKYVKNLISGDIKNRLDGVSDAIVANVIGMDSDATFRIRKHLRDKGISVLVVKRSLAVRAVSGSNLSPVFDKQLGSVAVLWGCEDFVSLAKEVAAIVKMKEFEKFELKGGVMDGESLSAEKVLEISKWPSRLEQISLLVGQILGPGSQLSAQLLGAGSKLAGQVKKLVENKEGEA, via the coding sequence ATGAGCAAGTATGTAAAAAACCTGATATCAGGTGACATCAAGAATCGACTCGATGGTGTTTCTGACGCTATCGTGGCCAACGTTATCGGCATGGATTCTGATGCGACGTTCCGCATTCGTAAACATCTGCGCGACAAAGGCATTTCTGTGCTAGTGGTCAAACGCAGCTTAGCCGTTCGGGCCGTATCCGGCTCGAACCTTAGCCCAGTCTTTGACAAGCAGTTGGGATCCGTAGCCGTTCTGTGGGGTTGCGAAGATTTCGTCAGCCTAGCCAAGGAAGTTGCTGCCATCGTCAAGATGAAGGAGTTCGAAAAATTTGAACTCAAAGGCGGCGTTATGGACGGCGAATCCTTGTCCGCAGAAAAGGTTTTGGAGATTAGCAAGTGGCCTAGCCGCCTGGAGCAAATTTCGCTGCTGGTCGGTCAAATTCTGGGTCCGGGATCTCAGCTTTCTGCCCAACTGTTAGGTGCCGGCTCGAAGCTGGCTGGCCAAGTCAAAAAGCTGGTTGAAAATAAGGAGGGCGAAGCATAG